One window of the Dreissena polymorpha isolate Duluth1 chromosome 5, UMN_Dpol_1.0, whole genome shotgun sequence genome contains the following:
- the LOC127830944 gene encoding TPR-containing protein DDB_G0280363-like, which produces MGFQTRIRSCGGIMFHLLMICSGIPTSKFQGSGSVSNKTMTKDSHPMLASLFNTATNPQEVNVDFAGVRNTETFTSHHDNQQQKLFALPVKTQTNIWPTFQGGDLKPLPQISIANKLIDGKPMNPIGSNPINILDTFPKTDMPNLPDFMVGMVQKGTKGGLDIFNPSWDDTGGNEFDKPTVWNLADMLCRLCQLRNDTPCIEKHCFNANTNTFVPTQRFESGPIFNTDIRVLVEQNRLREPTRINPISGATMNTIRIHPVSLVPAPQANVNQERAELQDEWAPLEVKIGGLPIISDGTRFFGVPSSEQSIQQSTLQDAQRGVPSLPRNVVAGTGIRNDMILTGNLPNFPIRQPVRLPEASQTQIPFSSVDNVQTGAANIHTAINIGNQHSHAVNAITSNTNNVVFGTIPTGNSVVPVMTAIPRAQDIFNSKSETNDFGFVNFQTDGFQSLSDSGLLDNTQLVQQQQQQQQQQQQQQQQEQLQQQFQQQQQLQKQQQQHQHQQQQEQLQQQFQQQQQLQQQQLNQQNVLQQQQQQQQHSNSVASMGTFPSGFVEEPFTTTTGFPTIPPRRNFELQNFGGQFISGLRAGLRKT; this is translated from the exons ATGGGTTTCCAAACGAGAATACGGAGCTGTGGAGGAATTATGTTCCATCTGCTGATGATTTGTTCTGGAATTCCAACTTCAAAGTTTCAAGGAAGTGGATCGGTCTCCAACAAAACCATGACCAAGGACTCGCATCCTATGCTGGCATCTTTGTTCAACACCGCCACTAACCCTCAAGAAGTTAACGTTGATTTCGCTGGAGTTCGGAACACCGAAACCTTTACCTCGCACCACGACAACCAACAACAGAAGTTGTTTGCATTGCCGGTGAAAACGCAAACTAACATTTGGCCAACGTTTCAAGGAGGTGATTTAAAACCTTTGCCTCAGATTTCTATCGCTAACAAACTTATCGACGGCAAACCGATGAACCCGATTGGATCCAATCCTATTAATATCTTGGACACATTTCCGAAAACAGATATGCCGAATTTGCCAGATTTTATGGTAGGAATGGTGCAGAAAGGAACAAAAGGCGGGCTGGATATATTTAATCCTTCATGGGACG ATACAGGTGGAAATGAATTTGACAAACCTACTGTTTGGAACCTAGCAGATATGCTGTGTCGATTGTGTCAACTTCGCAATGACACTCCATGTATAGAGAAGCATTGCTTCAACGCAAACACTAACACCTTCGTACCAACGCAACGATTTGAGTCTGGTCCGATATTCAACACAGACATCCGGGTACTCGTAGAGCAGAACAGATTACGCGAGCCCACACGAATAAATCCCATCAGTGGCGCCACCATGAATACAATCCGTATTCATCCGGTATCCTTAGTGCCTGCTCCGCAAGCAAATGTTAATCAGGAAAGAGCTGAATTGCAAGACGAATGGGCACCACTTGAAGTTAAGATCGGTGGGCTGCCGATTATATCAGACGGCACACGATTTTTCGGTGTGCCCTCGAGTGAGCAAAGTATACAACAGTCCACATTGCAAGATGCTCAACGAGGCGTCCCTTCTCTGCCGCGAAATGTTGTAGCTGGCACAGGGATACGAAATGATATGATACTGACTGGAAACCTTCCGAATTTTCCAATACGCCAGCCCGTAAGATTACCAGAAGCATCACAAACTCAAATCCCGTTTTCGTCTGTCGATAATGTTCAAACGGGTGCGGCAAATATTCACACCGCTATCAACATTGGTAATCAGCATTCTCACGCTGTAAATGCAATTACATcaaatacaaacaacgtggttttcGGAACAATACCTACTGGAAATAGTGTGGTACCTGTGATGACAGCCATTCCAAGAGCTCAGGATATCTTCAAttcaaaatctgaaacaaatgaTTTCGGTTTTGTTAATTTTCAGACTGACGGATTTCAATCACTGTCTGATTCTGGTTTACTTGACAACACACAGCTAgtacagcaacagcagcagcaacaacaacaacagcagcaacaacaacagcaggaGCAATTACAACAACAGTTTCAACAGCAGCAAcagttacaaaaacaacaacaacaacatcagcatcAACAACAGCAGGAGCAATTACAACAACAAtttcaacagcagcagcagttacaacaacaacagttaaatcaacaaaatgttttgcaacagcagcaacaacagcagcagcatagTAATTCTGTGGCTTCCATGGGGACATTCCCATCGGGATTTGTAGAAGAGCCTTTCACAACCACGACTGGTTTCCCAACCATTCCTCCTAGAAGGAACTTTGAACTGCAGAACTTTGGTGGACAATTTATATCCGGCCTTAGAGCTGGACTACGAAAAACGTAA
- the LOC127831794 gene encoding uncharacterized protein LOC127831794 — translation MGGFEQHLIGSGSPVRLDTSVLLNDSTKMSTQSPDSVSGTNKANALDGKPTSNQPDTASLDRKVHESNSHMEVIVAQASQSEAAAKVTQMMGGPHDVPVVNSPSIDVNDTHINIPRAHDIFTTQTETEDSVVVSHPVDQTLELQVLNLLSGQQGFNATDGAHSAAILDQNVTTSTPSPTIPPRRNAELQNFGKNFLSGLKSSLRSKS, via the coding sequence ATGGGTGGATTTGAACAACATTTAATTGGATCTGGCTCGCCTGTACGTCTCGATACCTCTGTACTGCTGAATGATTCGACAAAAATGAGTACACAATCACCAGATAGTGTTTCCGGAACTAATAAGGCAAATGCACTGGATGGTAAACCAACATCAAACCAACCAGATACGGCATCTTTAGACAGAAAAGTGCATGAGAGTAATTCTCATATGGAAGTCATCGTCGCGCAGGCTTCACAATCAGAGGCCGCTGCAAAGGTTACGCAAATGATGGGAGGCCCGCATGATGTTCCTGTTGTAAACTCGCCATCGATCGATGTAAATGATACACACATTAACATTCCTAGAGCTCACGACATATTCACGACACAAACAGAAACGGAAGATTCAGTTGTGGTCAGTCATCCGGTGGATCAAACATTGGAGCTACAAGTACTAAATCTTCTGTCAGGACAGCAAGGATTTAACGCAACCGATGGTGCACACTCTGCTGCAATTCTTGACCAAAATGTTACAACAAGCACACCAAGTCCAACAATTCCACCAAGACGAAATGCTGAGCTGCAAAACTTTGGAAAGAACTTTCTTTCGGGACTAAAGAGTAGTCTACGATCTAAATCGTAA